The genomic DNA GGCCAAGCAGCAGCAGGACGCAGCGGCGACCGCTGCGATACACAGCACGCGGGGAAGGGTTTGCATGGATCGATTTCCGTTGGGGACGGCAAGCGGCGATCGCAGCTTGAACCGGCGGTCAAAGCGATGCACCGCGTTGGAGGGAGCGCATGCAAATCATAGTTGCCCCGCGGAAGCCGATCAACGATGCGGTCGATCAACCCTATCGATCAAATCAACCTGCGGGTCAGGAAGCGCTCCGTACCAGCGACGATCGCGGTTGATCCCCGCGACTGACACCGGTCCCGGTCCCGAAGGGGCCAGCGGTGAGCGAACCGTGCGGTTGGGCTGCTTCGTTGTCCTGCGGGACAACAACGGTAAAGATCAGGCCATGGTTGGTTTGAACCAAAATCTCGCGTGGTTTCATTTCAGTCGACACGTCTAATTTTCCTTCAATGAAAGGGGGTGGATGAGTCAATCAGCAACGCCATGAAGGAGATGCAAACGCCGTTCCAAGAAGCGTCAATCCTCGCGACATATTTTTTGTGTGAAGAATTGTGTGAAACCGTCACCCCCCTTGCGAAAACCGCACCCAACCGGTGCGGTCCGATTTCCCAAAGCCCCTCGTGCGACAACGCACGTTGACACGATGTCCACTGCGGTTGACGAAACCACGCCCCCATCGGCGACTTTCGCGAAAGATTGCCCCGCATTCCGAAATTGGCATACCAATTGCCTGTGCCGCTCCGTCGCACAATGACAACAGAGCGCACCCAAAAGACACAGGTTACGATGGACGAAAAATTAGAGTCGATATTTTGGAATGTTCAGCAACGCAACCAAGGTGAAGCGGAATTCATTCAAGCGGTCAAAGAAGTCCTGTCGTCGATGGGGCCGGTCCTGGCCAAATATCCCCGGTTTGCCGAACAGAAGATTATCGAACGGATCTGCGAACCGGAGCGGCAGATCATCTTCCGCGTGCCCTGGCAAGACGACCGGGGCGAGGTCCATATCAACCGCGGTTTTCGAGTCCAATTCAACAGCGCGCTTGGTCCCTACAAAGGCGGCTTGCGGTTCCATCCGTCGGTCAACCTTTCGATCATCAAGTTCCTTGGCTTCGAACAGATCTTCAAGAACGCGTTGACGGGAATGCCGATCGGCGGCGCCAAAGGTGGCAGCGACTTTGATCCCAAGGGACGCAGCGATTCGGAAGTGATGCGGTTTTGCCAAAGCTTCATGACCGAACTGTATCGTCACATCGGCGAATACACCGACGTTCCGGCCGGCGATATCGGAGTCGGCAAACGGGAGGTCGGTTACCTGTTTGGACAATATAAAAGGATCTGCAACCGGTACGAGTCGGGCGTCTTGACCGGCAAGGGGCTACGCTATGGCGGCGCCTTGGTGCGGACCGAAGCGACAGGCTACGGGCTGGGCTATTTTGTCCAAGAGATGCTCGCCGCCCGATCCGATTCGCTGCAGGGGAAGACCTGCGTCGTTTCGGGAGCGGGAAACGTTGCGATCTACGCGATCGAAAAGGTGACGGAACTCGGCGGCCGCGTCGTCGCCTGTTCCGATTCCACGGGCGTGATCTACGATCAGGAAGGAATCGACCTGCCGACGCTCAAGCGGATCAAAGAGGTCGAACGGATGCCGATCGAGAAGTATTGCGAGACGCGAAAGCACGCTCAATATCAACGCAAGGGAAACATCTGGCAGATCGAATGCGACGTCGCCCTTCCCTGTGCGACGCAAAATGAACTGACCGGAAAAGATGCGGCTTCGCTGATCCAAAACGGCTGTATCGCCGTCGCCGAAGGAGCGAACATGCCGACGACTCCCCAAGGGATCGAATTGTTGTTGGATTCGAAGGTCGCTTACGCTCCGGGCAAAGCGGCCAACGCCGGCGGCGTTGCGACCAGCGCACTGGAGATGCAGCAAAACGCGTCGCGCGATGCGTGGTCGTTCGAATACACCGACCGCAAATTGGCTCAGATCATGAAAGACATTCACGATCGCTGCATGGAAACCGCCGACGAATTTGGAGCCCCCGGCAATTACGCCCTGGGAGCCAACATCTCGGGATTCATGCGTGTTGCCGATGCGATCCAGTCGATGGGGCTGATCTAGCCGCGCGGCAAACGGTCGAAGTCGATATCGGGTTTCGAACCCGCGTCGGTTTCGCGTTGGAACGTTTGGTCCAACGCGACGTGTGGCGAAAAGAAGCCGCAGTGTTTCATAAAGAAATGGTCGCCGACAGCGCCGCCGGCGTAGTCGAGCCGATGTCGGCCGCGAGCGGTGTTGTCGCCAGTTAACCGAGCGCGGGTGACTTCGTGCCAGTTGCCGTCGACGTCGCAAACCCATTGGTTGCCGTAGTTGGCGGTTCGCGGAAGGGCTCCAAAATCGGGGATGAAGTTTTCCAGAAAGCTGTGGAAGCCGGTCAGGTGACGGTCGGTCTTGGGTCTGCGAAAACTAGCGAGCAACCGCCAAGTCCCCTCCGCTTTGTCGCCAAACCAGGACGTATAGATCGTGTTCCCCTCGCCGTCCGGTTTAACTTCGGTCAGGAAACGATAGGTCGTCCCCGCAGTCCATGGATAGTTCAGGAAGCTTTGGCCCCCCGATCCTTCATTGCCAAAGTCCTTGGCCGTGACGCCCTCCCCTTTCGCCAGCGTCGCGACACGTTGATCTTCGGGAATCTCTTTGGGATCGTCAGTCCGAAAAGGACTCCACACCGAAAATAGCACGCGCCGCTCGCTGGGGCTGTTCACCTGGAAGCCAAAATAACCTTCGCCAAAACCATTGGCCATGTAATAGGCCCCCAACGCGTCCTGCCCTTCGGGGACCGTGATCTCGCTGTAGGCATAGGTCAGATCGATCTTCGCGGGAGTTTCATATTGAAGATGGACCGATGGACCCCGGCGGCCCCAGTAGTACATTTTCCCTTCGTTGTTCTTGACGTAATCGAGTGTCATCCCATCGACGTCCGACTGGACGACCAATTGAGAGACCTCCGCTTTTCCACCACTCGCCTGTAGATCGACGCGCACGTACCCGGCGGCGGCAAGTGAGACCTCGCCCAGCGGATATGCGTTCTCCTCCGCGCCGCGCACCTTCGTTGTCAGTCGATGATCGCCAACGCGAGCTTCGATCGCTGTGTCGCCATCGACGGCGCGAGCTCGCAGGGCAAGCGAGATCACTCCCGGCCGGTCGACATGAAAATAGACCGAATCGGTTGCGTCCCCCTCGCTGACACGAAGTGCTCCGGCGGGCGAAAAGAGCCGCCCACTGCGAGCGACCGGTGCGCGATACGCGTTCCCAGCCAGCGGCACCGTCCAATCGGCAGCTACCGCAACCGTGGCGATCGAGATCACAACGCCAGCAAAGGCCAAACGAGCAGCCAAGCCGAGCGGACGAAACAACGAAGCAAAGTAGTTGGTCATGGGGATCCCGAAGTTCCGATTTCCAGTGAGGTTCGACACAAGTCGCCATGTTGCCCCGCAACTCCGTTCGCATGGGCTGCGTCTTTTTATAGTAGCTAGAGGATCACGCCAACGGAGTCACAGGACCAGGTCGCATCAAAACACCACATCGGTTGAAACCAAACAATCCGATTCCGCGATGCAACAACTGCATCCATGTTGTCGATCCAAGCATTTCCCTGTTTCGATGGGGGTAGGTCCCTTTCTTGCGTCGGTAACGTATTGATGACGTTACGCCGCCAACACGTGCTGTCTCGTTCAATCGATCCGACGCGCGTTCCATCAACGACCCGCAAACGTAATAGGTCAAACCAGCAAAAGATTTTGCCACCGAGGTCACCGAGTCCACAGAGGAAATCGATCAACCACGACAACCCTCTGTGTCCTTGGTGAACTCGGTGGCAAAAAACAACTGCTCCCGCCACCCCATGCGGCAATCGGTGACGAGGGCTGGCGTCTAGGCTTCAGCCGAACCGCGCCTCGGCAAACTAGAACGTAAACAAGCGAAACCTTAGCCACCGAGGTCACTGAGTCCACAGAGGAAATCCATCAACCACCAAACCCTCTGTGTCCTTGGTGAACTCGGTGGCAAAAAACAACTGCTCCCGCCACCCCATGCAGCAATCGGTGACGAGAGCTGGCGTCTAGGCTTCAGCCGATCCGCGCCTCGGAAAACTAGAACGCAATCAAGCGAAACCATAGCCACCGAGGTCACTGAGTCCACAGAGGAAATCCATCAACCACCAAACCCTCTGTGTCCTTGGTGAACTCGGTGGCAAAAAGAACAACTGCCCCCGGCACCCCATGCGGCAATCGGGGACGAGCGCTGGCGTCGAGGCTTCAGCCGATCCGCGCTTCAGCGAACTAGAACGCAAACAAGCGAAACCTTAGCCACCGAGGTCACTGAGTCCACAGAGGAAATCCATCAACCGCGACAACCCTCTGTGTCCTCGGTGAACTCGGTGGCAACCCCCCCCCCCGCCACCCCATGCGGCAATCGGTGACGTGAGCTGGCGTCTAGGCTTCAGCGGATCCGCGCCTCGGCGAACTAGAACGTAAACAAGCGAAACCTTAGCCACCGAGGTCACTGAGTCCACAGAGGAAATTCATCAACCACCACAACCCTCTGTGTCCTCGGTGAACTCGGTGGCAAAAAGAACAACTGCCCCCGCCACCCCATGCAGCAATCGGTGACGAGAGCTGGCGTCTAGGCTTCAGCCGATCCGCGCTTCAGCGAACTAGAACGCAAACAAGCGAAACCTTAGCCACCGAGGTCACTGAGTCCACAGAGGAAATCCATCAACCGCAACAAACCTCTGTGTCCTCGGTGAACTCGGTGGCAAAAAAACGACTGCCCCCGCACCACCTCATGTGGCAATCGGGGACGTGAGCTGGCGTCTATACTTCAGCCGAACCGCACATCGGTGGGAAATGGAAGCGGTAGGGACATCCCCCATGTTTCGTCTTTTCCTCCCTCCAGTATTTCTCTACTCTGCATCCTCCACGGATCTCGCTGCTTCATTCGGCGCCCGATTGGTCTGGCGATCGTTGGATCGATTGCAATGAAAAAGAATATCGAGCAAGGAAGACATGGCCGGCGATTCCCAAAACGATCTCAACAAGATTAATGACCGAGGTCGATGCGTCCCTGCGCCTGTTTCTGCTTGGGCGATCGGTCTGTTGTTGCTGCTCGGTTGCCGGTCTTCCTGGCTTTCCGAGCGATCATTGGAAGACGTGGCATCCAGCTCCGAGGCTGTCGCTCTAGCCGATCTCTCCAGTGACGAACTCGGCTCGCGTGACCCGATCGAGGCGAGCCGAACCGCGTGCGCCCAAGCGGAGAAACTGCGAGCGGATCTGGACCCTCGTTGCACCGCTCATTATCTCGCCGCCAATCGCCTGGCGTGGAAAACGGTAAACCACGCTTCCCTTGCCGATGACGCGCAACGCAACCTCGCCGCGGAGCTGTATCACGAAAGTCTGCGTGGATTGATCGAGTCGGCGCAACAATTTGGACAGATCGATCCGGTCCATGGCATTCGCTTGACCACCGAAGAGGGCGATGTGACTATCCCGATCGTTTACGACGGTTTCGCCTGGAAACCGGAGGATTTCAATTGCTGGATTCCGGTCGATGAGTATCAGGATGAGCATTTGACCCACCAACACCGGCGCTCGGGTTGGGGAGTTCCGCTGGTGGTGCTGCGGCAACGGGATCAGCAAGAACGCTTCATGATCCCGCAATTGCCCTTCGCGGCGACTGCGATGCTTCGAAACCTGCCGGTCGATGGCGATCGCGAATCCGATGAAGCCCCGCCGAATCAAGTCCTGGAGGTTTTCAATCCGCTTGTTCACTCCGAGCTGGCGAAAGACGACGGAGGTGAAACTCCATTGGCGGCTGACCTTTCGGCGCCCATTGCTTGGTTAAACAACAACACGCCCCATCTCAATTACGAAGGCTTCATGCATCCCGATCGACTGCACCGAAGTGGTCAGTTGATCATGCTTGAGCCCTACCAGCCGGGCAAGATCCCGTTGGTTTTTGTCCATGGATTGGCTTCCGATCCACTCACTTGGATCGGATTGATCAACGAACTCCGCACGGCCGACTGGGTCAATTCGCGTTACCAGATCTGGTTGTTCGGCTATCCAACCGGCCGTCCATTCCTTCGTTCCGCTGCCGATTTGCGACGCGAGTGCAGCGAGGCGATCGCGTCATTTACGAAAACGACCGCCGACCCCGCACTCCATCGCAGTGTCATCATCGGCCACAGCATGGGAGGTTTGCTAACGAAACTGCAAGTCGCCCCGAGTGGAACATCGCTTTGGAAGTCGTTTGCCAAGCGGCCGATCGAGTCGTTGCAGGCGGACCCGCAGATGCACGAGTACCTCTCGGAGCTGTTCTTCTTTGAGCCATCGCCGTTTGTGGAGCGAGCCATTTTCATCGGCACGCCGCATGGAGGTTCGCCTATCGCGGATGAATGGATCGGTCAATTCGCCTCACTTCTCGTCTCACGTTCCCACGATTTCTCCGACGAGTACGATGCGTTCCTGGCTCGCAATCGCGAGGCGATCACTCCGTTCTATTCAAAACATATTCCAACAAGTGTTCACATGCTGGAACCGGAGGATCCAACCCTGCAGGCGATGAGACAATTACCACTTGCCCCTCACATCCGTCTGCATTCGGTGATCGGTAACGGCCACAAAATGCTGATCGGTGGGCCCGCCGATGGCGTCGTTCCGGTCGTGAGTGCTCGGCACCACGGTGCGGATAGTGAGCGGATTGTGGCGACAACCCATCGGCGATTGCAAAGCCATCCCGATACGGTTGAGGAAGTGCTTCGCATCCTGCAACTGCATCTGGACGAACCAGCTGAAAACTCGGCCCCCCAACCGCAGCTAGCCGAAGGTCTCACTCAGTCGGCAACTCGGTAGCGAATCGCTCTGCAACAAATCGCGTGCTACCCGTGCTGACACAGTCGGTGTGGCAGCCCACGCACTCACCTGGCTTGGCAATACCCGGAATCGGTTGGCGACGCATAACGTAGCGGATGTCGTCAAGACGATCGGATACGACTGCAGCCATTGCGCACCAATCCCGGCAGGGACGACAGCACGTAGCACACAGCGCGAGCCACTGGACCATCCACAATGGCGAAGCCATGGCAGCATAGAGCCTGGGACGCAAGTCCCAGGTGACAGCATTGACGATACAAACCAAAGTCGCGAAGCGACGACAGAATTAGTCCAACCGTCGCGTCCAAGCCCCGGCAGGGATCACAGCACGTACCCCATGGCGTGAGCCACTGGACCGTCCACGCCGCAAGCCCATCAAAAGCCCCGGTGGCGCGGCAGCGATGCACCTCAAACGTCCTGCCCGCGAATAACGTAAATCACGCGAATGCCATCCTCCGCTCGCAAGCTGCGTTAGGCAAACCTTCGAAACGAGCCCGCCCCACTTTCTGATTTTTCCAAGTTCAAACCGGCAAAAGCCTTAGCCACCGAGGTAAATGAGTCCACAGAGAAAATCCCTCATCCGCTCCAAACCTCGGTGCCCTCGGTGAACTCGGTGGCAAAAACAACAACTGAACACCGGAACCCCATGCGGCAGTCGAAGACCTGAGCTGGCGTCTAGGCTTCAGCCGATCCGCACTCAGGCCAACCAGCTCGCAATCCGCACAACGGCAACCCAGCACGCACAATGGCGAAGCCATGGCAGCATAGAGCGTGGGACGCAAGTCCCAGGTGCCAGTACCGAGGATACAAACCAAAGTCGCAAAGCGACGACAGAATTAGCCCAGCCGTTGCGTCCAAGTCCCGGCAGGGACGACAGCAGGTTGGCCGTGGCGTGAGTCCGCCGCAAGCCCATCAAAAGCCCCGGCGGGGCGAGAGCAAGGTACCTCAAACGTCCTGGCCGCGAATCACGCAAACGCTACCATCCACTCGCAAGCTGCGTTATAAAAGCCAGCAAAACGAGTCCGCCTCCCTTTTCCGACGTCGCTCGTGTGAACGAGCCACTGACTGAAAAGGAGTTCAAGGAAGTGCGGTGGGCCGTTCGTCGCGGCAACCCATTCGGAGAAGAGACATGGGGTGAGTCGTTTGCCCGGCGGCTCGACCTCGAATCGACTTTACGTCCTCGAGGACGCCCACGGAACCTGCCTGCGAACCCCGACAAACTCGAAAAATAGTCCTGCCCCTTTTGCTGAAAAGATGCAACGGTGAATCGTCGATCCAAAAGAACCATTGTCACACTGCCGAAGCGTTGGGGCAGCAGTTTGCTTTTGGTTGCCATAGCGCTGTCCTTATTCGGATTTCCGTTCCTCATCTATGGTGATCCCCAAGGGCCTGATGCGACGGTCTTTATGCTGTCATTGACCTATGTGCCGGGCCTCTTCCTCTTGGTAGCCGTAGTCGCCTTGTTTCGTTTGCGAGTCGAGCTTGAGGGGCGACGGAATTCGGGGTCCATTCGGCTGCAGCTCCCCAAACATGGCAAGCTGCCATGGACTCCGTGGATGGTTCATGTGCGGGAGATTCCCGCAATGGAGATCTCCCGTGTCGACGAAGTGCTCGAGGCGCATCCGACAGAGCCCGATCGAATCTCAAGGCGCTACATTCTCCGCACCGAACAAGGTGATTACTATTTCACTTCGCTCTGGTTTTCAAATATCGAAAAGTTTCGACAGTGGTGCAAGCAAAGCAAAATCCCAATCGGAGAAGTTTCAACAGCGCAGCTTGCCGACACGGAACGGGGCGACGCGACAGTCCCACCAGCGGGCGCATGGGCGGTTCGATCGATCGGACAGATTTTGAAAGCGATCGCCTTCTTGATGTTGTTGGCGAGCATCATCTCGCTGTTTTTTGTCGACGCAGAGGGGCGTTGGATCGCAGTTCAAGCGTTTGTATCCGCTGGCGCAGTGCTAGGTATTGCCGTTCACTTAACAAAATACCGGCGGCTGAAATAGCAGTAAATCGCAGTCGCAAGCGGCAGCAGAAACGACTGTTGCCCAGTGGTATCGTCACTAAAAGTGATTTTTAACGCGGAAACGAAAAGAGGTCGCGTGATATCTCGCTGACGCGTGGATCCCTTCCCCCTGGCTATTCTCTTTAGCTGCTTCGCAGTCAGGAGGCGGCTCTCCTATTCCCGCGCCACAGCGCGGCGGGCGTTCATCGCATCGAGTTGTTGTTGCAGGGTTTCTCGCAACTGGGCAGCGATCTCCGCGTGCGACTGGCTGAGGTCGTTTGCTTCGGAGATATCCGCTTCGACGTCGTACAGTTCCACGCGATCGTCTTCAGCGAAGTGAATTAGCTTGTAGTTACCTTTGCGCAGCGCGGACTGAGGTCGCGTCTTGCTGGTGGTGAAATCATCGACGCCAATCTTGTCGATGGCCTTCGAAAATGTTTTTTCAGGATGATAGTAGGGAAAGTGCCAGAGCAAATGGCGGTTCGGCTTCCAACTTGGCTCCCTCAGCACCCGCTGCATATCGATACCGTCCACGCCTCTTGCATCGCCGCCTGCGAGGCTGACAAATGTCGGCGACAGGTCGTATCCAATCACCGGCGTATCACTGGTAACGCCTGCGTCAATCTTTCCCGGCCACCTGGCAATCATGGGAATACGTATGCCGCCTTCATACAGGTTCCATTTCGATCCACGCAGCGGCGCGTTGGCACAATACTCGGGGTGGCCACCGTTGTCGGACATAAAGAACACCAACGTGTTTTCTCGCTGTCCCGACTGATCGATGGCATCCAAGATCGTTCCCACGTGGTGATCAAGCGTCTCGACAAACGCCGCGTATTCCAGCCGTTGTCTGCGATGCTTGGCGTCGGGGGGCAGGTGACGTTCGTATTTTTCGACCAGCCAACGGCAGCGAGTCTTCACGGGAGTATGCACATAAAAGGATGAGGCCATCAAGAAGTAGGGCTTGGTGGCGTCGGCTTGCCTTCGGATAAAATCGGCCGTCCGCTGGATCATCGAATCCCGAGGGAGCACGCCACCGGGGGCGGGTGAGGGAGGATGTTTTTTGTCCCACGCATAAGGGTGATCGCCAAAGTCTTCGCCGGCGACCGCAAATCCCTGTTGTTTCGGACCGAAATCGGGGTGCCAGGCGAGGTAGCGTCGCTGGTAATGCTGACTGACGTGCCACTTGCCAAAGAAGGCTGTTTGATAACCAACCGCCGCCAGTCGCTCGGCGATCGTGACTTCCGCGGTCGGCAGGTTCAGCGTCAGTTCGGGCGTCAAAAGCGGCACATCGATATCGAGCGACTGCCGCCCCGGAGTGTTTTTGGTGACAAACTCAAAGCCCAAACGAGCCACCGTCTTTCCCGTCAGAATGCTGGCTCGTGCGGCCGAACAGATCGGGGCAGGGGAGTAGCCAGCGGTAAACCGCAGCCCCTCAGCAGCCAGACGATCAAGGTGCGGAGTGTGGTGATAACGGTGCCCGTAGCAATGCAGGTCGGACCAACCCAGATCATCCACAAGGATGAAAACGATGTTCGGTTGGTGAGCCTCCGCGGCCTGTGCAGGCGAACTGAAAAAGAACAACAGCATCGACAGCAGAAACAGTGAGGTAGCTTTCATGGTGATAGTTCGGTTGTCGATTGAAACGTTTAACCCGTAGCCGCAGGCGTCGGCGAATACGCTCATCGCGGTTTCTGCGAGGCGACGTTTTGCAAGTGGATTATGGTATCACAAACCGTTAAAGAACGGCGAGTTATGCAACGGCAGATATTCAATATCGACTCCCGTAGTTCGGCTGGATATCTAGCTGCGGAGCGGCGGTCGCATCAAGCCTGGATCGCGGTTTGCCTATTCCACAGACAGGAGCGGTGACCCTTCTCGCAAGTGGGCATAGAAAGCTCCGGCGTTGGCCACCGGAACGAGGCGGGGTGACCGAAATTGGCCCAAACGCCAGCGTCTAGGATCAGGCTCTCTGCTCCCACAAACTTGTTTCGAGAGAGAACGAATGGGCATGAGGGGGCCTAGATCTATTCAGAAAAAATTGCTTTGGATGGCAATGCTCGCAAGCGTTATCCACGCGCAGATAGCTCGGATCTCCTTGCCGCCGGGGCCAGGATTGAGGTGTGATGAGACCGACCATTCCTAACCGGTAAACTGCTTTTTGCGGACGCAATGTATTAGGAATTGTCGCGAAAAAAGGTAAAGAAACGTCTCGCCGATAGCATTGTTTGATTGCGGCCCCACAGCGTTCTCTACCGATACCTCAAAGGTAGTCATCGTTGCTTAAAGGAGACGTCGAATGTACTGCAGTGAGTGCGGATGCGAAGTGAATGGGAAGTTCTGCTCGAACTGTGGCACTCGCGTGCAACTCGGTGAGGTGCCCGAGGTGTTTGACTGGCGTCAGTCTTATGACTTTGAGCGGATCACCCAAAGCGCCGAAGTCAATCAACGCGTGACGCAGGCGAAAGCGGGCGCGGGCAGGGACACTAGTTCACTCCTACTCGACTTGATCGATGCTGTGGCCTCGCCGATGATGGGGGGAATCTCAAGCCTTGCGATCGCCAAAGCCTCGCAACCTCTCACAGCGAAACTTGGCTTCAAGACGGGGAAAGAACGCCGGGAGTTCGTGACGCTACCGCCTGGAGAAGTGCTAGCGAATCTCGCAGTGACGCTGGCGTCGATCGAGCACTCGATCACATGCGTCACCTTTGGCGATAACCACTGCCACATCCGGGCAACGCTTCCTCCGGACCTCCGCGCGATGGAAGTGCGTCTTTCGGTAAACATTGATGGTGCCGAGCAGGGCATGTGGATCACGGCAACCGCAGAAGCGGAAGGCCAATGGTATGATTGGGGGAAATGCCAATCACAGCTGGATCGATTGTTCACCGGCCTGCGAGCCGCCTAGCTTCGTCCCCGGCGAGTCGCGCACCGCAGTGCAAGTCCGAAATCTTCTCGGAGCCACACTGGCCTTCTATCCTTAAAAGACACCAAGCCCCCAACACGATGACGAGGCAAACGCGATCTACCACGCACTGAACCGCGGTAATTCCCGAACCAACGCATAAGAGTCCTGCACCACTTTCTGATTTTTCCGAGTTCAAACCGGCAAAAGCTTTAGCCACCGAGTCCACCGAGTCCACCGAGGAAATCGATCAACCACCTCAACCCTCTGTGGACTCGGTGAACTCTGTGGCAAAACCAACAACCGCCCTCCGGATTCCCTCGGAACCACATCCGGCAGTCGGTGACTTAAGCTGGCGTCTAGGCTTCAGCCGATCCGCGCACTGGCCAACATGCTCGCAAACCGCACAATGGCCAACCAGCACGCAAACCGCGCACTGGCGTACCAGTACGCAATCCGCACAATGGCGAAGCCATGGCAGTATAGAGCCTGGGACGCAAGTCCCAGGTGACAGCACCGACGATACAAACCAAAGTCGCAAAGCGACGACATAATTAGTCCAGTCGTCGCGTCCAAGTCCCGGCAGGGATCACATCACGCACCCCGTGGCGTGAACCATGGGACCATCCACGCCCAAGCCCATCAAAAGCCACGGCCGGGCGACAGCAATGTACCTCACATGTCCCGCCCGCGAACCACGCGAATGCCATCATCCGCTCACAAGTACGTTGTACAAACCTGCGAAACGAATCCGCATCTTTTCCTGAGTTGCCCCGGATTAGGCCAGCGTCTTCAGGAATGATTGACTTTCCGCCCGCCGCGTGCCACGATTGAAGAACAAACTTTACGAAAGCCCGACGTTGGAGCGAAGCGATGGCACTCGAAATCCCTAGCGAATATGAAGGCGTTCTTAACGACGCTGTCGCAAGCGGTGCGTTTGCGACGCCCCAGGATGCGTTGCGTCATGCACTGGCGACTTTTGCAAAAGAGCGTGCTAGTGAAGCGCGGCAGCCGTCGACAGAGACACCGCCTCGCCTAAAGCGCCAGACGTCCAAGGCAACTGATATTGACGAATTAGCGAGGAAGCAAGGCGTGCCGCCTTTGAAGGACTTCCGACAACTCGAAGCGAGCTTTTGGCCTGCCGATGAATCGGTCGACGACTTCATTCAGGCAATTCGAGAAGGGCACCAAGACGACGGAGCACGGACGCGATAATGTCAGCTCTTGTTGTCGACACCGACGTCGTTTCTTTAGGCTTCCGTCAGTCCGACAACTTTGTCCATCACTACGGACCGGCTCTGGTAGGCTCCCGACTGATCGTCTCGTTTATGACGATCGCTGAGCTGGCTTTTGGTGCCCTGAATCGCCAGTGGGGACCAAGGAAATGTCAGCAGTTATCTGAGTACATGAATCGGCACTATGTTCGCTTCGACCAAACCGAGCCAATGTGCCAGATCTGGGCCGAATTGTGCTGGGAGGCGAAAACTCGCGGGCGAGTGCTGCGAACTGCCGACGGCTGGGTTGCTGCAACAGCCGTCTATTTGAATCTGCCCCTTGTGACCCACAATGCTCGGGACTTCAATTATCTACCTCAACTGCAACTGATTACCTTCCCGTCGACTGGATAAGCTAGGGCACATAAGCGTTTCACCATAACCCCGAAGCCCATCAAAAGCTCCAGCGAGGCGACAGCAATATACCTCAGCCGTCCTGCCCGCGAATCACTCAAACGCTACCATCCACCCGCAAGCTGCGTTATAAAAGCCAGCAAACCAGTCCGCCCCAATTCTCCAACTTCAAACCGTCAAAAGCTTTAGCCACCGAGGTCACTGAGTCCACAGAGGAAATCGATCAACCACCTCAACCCTCTGTGGACTCGGTGAACTCTGTGGCAAAACCAACAACCGCCCTCCGGATTCCCTCGGCACCCCATCCGGCAGTCGGTGTCCCGAGCTGGCGTCTAGGCTTCAGCCGATCCGCACACTGGCCATTCAGTACGCCTAACCGCACATCGGCGAACCAGCACACAATCCGCACAACGGAAACCCAGCACGCACAATGGCGAAGCCATGGCAGCATAGAGCCTGGGACGCAAGTCCCAGGTGACAGCACCGACGATACAAACCAAAGTCGCAA from Rosistilla carotiformis includes the following:
- the gdhA gene encoding NADP-specific glutamate dehydrogenase, producing MDEKLESIFWNVQQRNQGEAEFIQAVKEVLSSMGPVLAKYPRFAEQKIIERICEPERQIIFRVPWQDDRGEVHINRGFRVQFNSALGPYKGGLRFHPSVNLSIIKFLGFEQIFKNALTGMPIGGAKGGSDFDPKGRSDSEVMRFCQSFMTELYRHIGEYTDVPAGDIGVGKREVGYLFGQYKRICNRYESGVLTGKGLRYGGALVRTEATGYGLGYFVQEMLAARSDSLQGKTCVVSGAGNVAIYAIEKVTELGGRVVACSDSTGVIYDQEGIDLPTLKRIKEVERMPIEKYCETRKHAQYQRKGNIWQIECDVALPCATQNELTGKDAASLIQNGCIAVAEGANMPTTPQGIELLLDSKVAYAPGKAANAGGVATSALEMQQNASRDAWSFEYTDRKLAQIMKDIHDRCMETADEFGAPGNYALGANISGFMRVADAIQSMGLI
- a CDS encoding DUF3472 domain-containing protein encodes the protein MTNYFASLFRPLGLAARLAFAGVVISIATVAVAADWTVPLAGNAYRAPVARSGRLFSPAGALRVSEGDATDSVYFHVDRPGVISLALRARAVDGDTAIEARVGDHRLTTKVRGAEENAYPLGEVSLAAAGYVRVDLQASGGKAEVSQLVVQSDVDGMTLDYVKNNEGKMYYWGRRGPSVHLQYETPAKIDLTYAYSEITVPEGQDALGAYYMANGFGEGYFGFQVNSPSERRVLFSVWSPFRTDDPKEIPEDQRVATLAKGEGVTAKDFGNEGSGGQSFLNYPWTAGTTYRFLTEVKPDGEGNTIYTSWFGDKAEGTWRLLASFRRPKTDRHLTGFHSFLENFIPDFGALPRTANYGNQWVCDVDGNWHEVTRARLTGDNTARGRHRLDYAGGAVGDHFFMKHCGFFSPHVALDQTFQRETDAGSKPDIDFDRLPRG
- a CDS encoding esterase/lipase family protein — encoded protein: MASSSEAVALADLSSDELGSRDPIEASRTACAQAEKLRADLDPRCTAHYLAANRLAWKTVNHASLADDAQRNLAAELYHESLRGLIESAQQFGQIDPVHGIRLTTEEGDVTIPIVYDGFAWKPEDFNCWIPVDEYQDEHLTHQHRRSGWGVPLVVLRQRDQQERFMIPQLPFAATAMLRNLPVDGDRESDEAPPNQVLEVFNPLVHSELAKDDGGETPLAADLSAPIAWLNNNTPHLNYEGFMHPDRLHRSGQLIMLEPYQPGKIPLVFVHGLASDPLTWIGLINELRTADWVNSRYQIWLFGYPTGRPFLRSAADLRRECSEAIASFTKTTADPALHRSVIIGHSMGGLLTKLQVAPSGTSLWKSFAKRPIESLQADPQMHEYLSELFFFEPSPFVERAIFIGTPHGGSPIADEWIGQFASLLVSRSHDFSDEYDAFLARNREAITPFYSKHIPTSVHMLEPEDPTLQAMRQLPLAPHIRLHSVIGNGHKMLIGGPADGVVPVVSARHHGADSERIVATTHRRLQSHPDTVEEVLRILQLHLDEPAENSAPQPQLAEGLTQSATR
- a CDS encoding sulfatase, translated to MKATSLFLLSMLLFFFSSPAQAAEAHQPNIVFILVDDLGWSDLHCYGHRYHHTPHLDRLAAEGLRFTAGYSPAPICSAARASILTGKTVARLGFEFVTKNTPGRQSLDIDVPLLTPELTLNLPTAEVTIAERLAAVGYQTAFFGKWHVSQHYQRRYLAWHPDFGPKQQGFAVAGEDFGDHPYAWDKKHPPSPAPGGVLPRDSMIQRTADFIRRQADATKPYFLMASSFYVHTPVKTRCRWLVEKYERHLPPDAKHRRQRLEYAAFVETLDHHVGTILDAIDQSGQRENTLVFFMSDNGGHPEYCANAPLRGSKWNLYEGGIRIPMIARWPGKIDAGVTSDTPVIGYDLSPTFVSLAGGDARGVDGIDMQRVLREPSWKPNRHLLWHFPYYHPEKTFSKAIDKIGVDDFTTSKTRPQSALRKGNYKLIHFAEDDRVELYDVEADISEANDLSQSHAEIAAQLRETLQQQLDAMNARRAVARE